Proteins from a genomic interval of Zingiber officinale cultivar Zhangliang chromosome 1B, Zo_v1.1, whole genome shotgun sequence:
- the LOC122045907 gene encoding 40S ribosomal protein Sa-2-like, giving the protein MASRTLSQKEQDIQMMLAADVHLGTKNCDFQMERYVYKRRTDGIYIINLGKTWEKLLLAARVIVAIENPQDIIVQSARPYGQRAVLKFAQYTGAHPIAGRHTPGTFTNQLQTSFSEPRLLILTDPRTDHQPIKESALGNIPTIAFCDTDSPMRYVDIGIPANNKGKLSIGCLYWMLARMVLQMRGTIPSGRKWEVMVDLFFYRDPEEAKEQEEEEAPVAPDFGAVPDYGAMVPNDQWAAAEQWVPDAAPAPVISPPVPGVEGTAAQASDGWDVAAPPPEDAAAVTPVVPSGWEAVPPAAPTGWE; this is encoded by the exons ATGGCGTCGAGGACCCTTTCTCAGAAGGAGCAGGACATACAGATGATGCTTGCGGCAGATGTTCACCTCGGTACCAAGAACTGCGATTTCCAGATGGAGCGCTATGTCTACAAGCGGAGAACTGATG GTATCTACATCATCAACCTTGGAAAAACATGGGAGAAACTTCTACTTGCAGCCAGGGTCATTGTGGCCATTGAGAACCCTCAGGACATTATTGTCCAATCTGCAAGGCCGTATGGTCAGCGAGCTGTTCTCAAGTTTGCACAATATACTGGTGCTCATCCTATTGCAGGGAGGCATACCCCCGGAACCTTCACGAATCAGCTACAAACATCATTTAGTGAACCACGACTTTTAATCCTAACTGATCCTAGAACAGATCACCAG CCTATCAAGGAATCTGCCCTGGGTAACATTCCAACTATTGCCTTCTGTGATACTGACTCTCCAATGCGATATGTCGATATTGGGATCCCAGCTAACAATAAGGGAAAGCTCAGTATTGGCTGCCTTTATTGGATGTTGGCCAGGATGGTTTTGCAGATGCGTGGCACTATTCCATCTGGCCGAAAATGGGAAGTAATG GTTGATTTGTTCTTCTACAGAGATCCTGAGGAAGCAAAGgaacaagaggaagaggaagctcCAGTTGCTCCTGATTTTGGTGCAGTTCCTGATTATGGTGCCATGGTACCTAATGATCAATGGGCTGCTGCTGAACAGTGGGTGCCTGATGCAGCACCTGCACCTGTCATTTCTCCTCCAGTTCCAGGGGTCGAAGGGACTGCTGCTCAAG CTTCCGATGGATGGGACGTTGCTGCTCCACCTCCAGAGGATGCTGCTGCCGTTACGCCTGTTGTCCCTTCTGGTTGGGAGGCCGTTCCACCTGCTGCTCCCACTGGCTGGGAGTAA